Proteins found in one Thermostichus vulcanus str. 'Rupite' genomic segment:
- a CDS encoding FtsW/RodA/SpoVE family cell cycle protein — protein MATTSAPAAKPSRDPCPWNPEARLLRWLTLIWVVLGLAMLFSASYPVAQRITGDGLYFFKRQLIWVGLGAFSFLALVQIPLRRWFPWAGILCLLGIGLVWATHVPGLGVSRLEASRWLDLKVIPIIQPSEFLKPLLVLQGAWVFGRWFYHPLWFRCVWVSIFAVGLLGILTQPNLGTTAICGLTLWMMAWTAGIPALTLFSTAGLGAAAAALSILSKEYQRRRILAFLDPWASAQGDGYQLVQSLLAIGSGGLWGKGYGLSQQKLFYLPIQYTDFIFSVFAEEFGLVGSLSFLGLLTLYSGVGLRVMLRCQELPIRLVACGCVVFLVGQSLLNIGVVTGALPTTGVPLPLFSHGGSSILAGLMMAGLLVRAARESEYSGMA, from the coding sequence CCTGAAGCCCGGTTGCTGCGCTGGCTAACCTTGATCTGGGTTGTGCTGGGATTGGCGATGCTGTTTTCTGCCTCCTACCCAGTGGCCCAGAGAATCACCGGAGATGGGCTGTATTTTTTCAAGCGGCAACTGATTTGGGTAGGCTTGGGAGCGTTCAGTTTTCTGGCTTTGGTGCAGATCCCGCTGCGTCGGTGGTTCCCTTGGGCTGGGATCCTCTGCCTGTTGGGGATTGGCTTGGTTTGGGCCACCCATGTGCCTGGGTTGGGGGTTTCCCGATTGGAGGCAAGCCGTTGGCTGGATTTGAAAGTCATCCCGATCATCCAACCCTCGGAATTTCTCAAACCCCTGCTGGTTCTGCAAGGCGCCTGGGTATTTGGGCGCTGGTTTTATCATCCCCTCTGGTTCCGCTGTGTTTGGGTGAGCATTTTCGCTGTGGGTTTGTTGGGTATTCTCACCCAACCCAATTTGGGTACCACCGCCATTTGTGGCCTCACCCTCTGGATGATGGCCTGGACGGCAGGGATCCCGGCGCTCACCCTCTTCAGCACGGCAGGCTTGGGGGCAGCAGCAGCGGCACTGAGTATCCTCAGCAAAGAGTACCAACGGCGGCGGATCTTAGCTTTTTTGGATCCCTGGGCCAGTGCGCAAGGGGATGGCTACCAACTGGTGCAAAGTCTTTTGGCGATTGGGTCGGGGGGATTGTGGGGCAAGGGCTATGGGTTGTCCCAACAAAAGCTGTTCTACCTGCCCATCCAGTATACGGATTTTATTTTTTCCGTGTTTGCGGAGGAATTTGGCCTTGTCGGATCCCTCTCCTTTCTGGGGTTGCTCACCCTCTACAGTGGGGTGGGACTACGGGTGATGTTGCGCTGTCAGGAGCTGCCGATTCGCCTGGTGGCCTGTGGTTGTGTGGTGTTTTTGGTGGGGCAATCGCTTCTCAATATCGGGGTGGTGACGGGGGCCTTGCCGACAACTGGTGTCCCTTTACCGCTGTTTAGCCACGGGGGCAGCTCCATTTTGGCGGGGCTGATGATGGCAGGACTATTGGTGCGGGCGGCCCGGGAATCAGAATATTCAGGAATGGCGTAA